From a region of the Oxyura jamaicensis isolate SHBP4307 breed ruddy duck unplaced genomic scaffold, BPBGC_Ojam_1.0 oxyUn_random_OJ141, whole genome shotgun sequence genome:
- the LOC118158772 gene encoding collagen alpha-2(XI) chain-like, with amino-acid sequence GPQGKPGLPGMPGSDGPPGHPGKEGPPGTKGHQGPSGPQGPIGYPGPRGVKGVDGIRGLKGHKGEKGEEGFPGFKGDVGVKGDRGEVGVPGSRGEDGPEGPKGRTGPTGDPGPIGLVGEKGKLGVPGLPGYPGRQGPKGSQGFPGFPGSNGEKGARGLSGKSGPRGERGPTGPRGQRGPRGATGKSGAKGTSGSDGPHGPPGRRGLPGPQGTNGFPGPKGPPGPPGKDGLPGHPGQRGEVGFQGKTGPPGPPGVVGPQGPAGESGPMGERGHPGPPGPPGEQGLPGPSGKEGTKGDPGPTGSPGKDGPAGLRGFPGERGLPGTPGGPGLKGNEGPAGPPGPAGSPGERGGPGQGGPVGPPGRPGPQGPPGPAGEKGVPGEKGPMGPAGRDGVQGPVGLPGPAGPPGGPGEDGDKGEVGEPGQKGTKGNKGEHGPPGPPGPIGPVGQPGAAGADGEPGARGPQGHFGAKGDEGTRGFNGPPGPIGLQGPPGPPGPRGPAGPSGADGPQGPPGGVGNLGPPGEKGDPGESGAPGIQGEPGVKGPRGERGEKGEAGAAGVAGPPGGKGPPGDDGPKGNPGPVGFPGDPGPPGEMGPRGQDGAKGERGEDGEPGEPGSPGPTGENGPPGPLGKRGPAGSPGPEGRQGEKGTKGEPGAVGAPGKTGPVGPQGLAGKQGPDGLRGLPGSVGEQGKPGTTGQAGPPGPVGPPGLPGLKGDTGAKGEKGHPGLIGLIGPPGEQGEKGDRGLPGPQGSTGQKGETGIPGATGPIGPAGPPGLPGPAGPKGAKGAMGQAGPKGERGPPGPPGHPGPPGEVIQPLPIQLPKKSKRSIDASKLVEEEEEEEGGERAAADQAARDYADGMEEIFGSLNSLKQEIEGMRRPMGTRDHPARTCQDLQLSHPGLPDGEYWVDPNQGCARDSFKVFCNFTAGGETCVFPSKDVEEVKVSSWEQEEPQRWFSQFKEGSRFSYTDSAGQPLGVVQLTFLRLLSVSARQNFTYHCHRSVAWHSTAAGDHRRALRFLAASEEELSYDTSPYIKAVTDGCAARKGSSQTVLEVRTPRLEQLPLMDVRVMDFGEPGQRFGFEVGPVCFLG; translated from the exons GGCCCCCAAGGCAAACCCGGCCTCCCCGGCATGCCCGGCTCCGATGGCCCCCCC GGTCACCCCGGGAAGGAGGGCCCCCCCGGCACCAAAGGCCACCAG GGCCCCTCGGGTCCCCAGGGCCCCATCGGCTACCCGGGCCCCCGCGGCGTGAAG ggcGTGGACGGCATTCGGGGGCTGAAGGGCCACAAGGGTGAGAAG GGCGAGGAAGGCTTCCCCGGCTTCAAGGGGGACGTGGGCGTGAAAGGAGACCGG GGCGAGGTCGGCGTGCCGGGGTCCCGTGGCGAGGACGGGCCCGAAGGTCCCAAGGGTCGCACGGGCCCCACCGGTGACCCAGGCCCCATCGGGCTGGTGGGCGAGAAG GGCAAGCTGGGAGTGCCGGGGCTGCCCGGGTACCCGGGGCGCCAGGGCCCCAAG ggctcGCAGGGGTTCCCCGGTTTTCCTGGCAGCAACGGCGAGAAGGGCGCTCGG GGTCTCTCGGGGAAATCAGGGCCCAGGGGCGAGCGCGGCCCCACG GGTCCCAGGGGCCAGCGGGGTCCTCGAGGAGCCACCGGGAAGTCGGGGGCCAAG GGCACCTCTGGCAGCGACGGCCCCCACGGACCCCCGGGGAGAAG GGGCCTGCCGGGACCGCAGGGCACCAACGGCTTCCCGGGACCCAAAGGACCCCCC ggCCCCCCCGGCAAGGACGGGCTCCCCGGGCACCCCGGGCAGCGAGGAGAAGTC gGTTTCCAAGGCAAGaccggcccccccggcccccccggggTGGTGGGACCGCAG GGACCAGCCGGGGAGTCTGGCCCCATGGGGGAGCGCGGCCACCCggggccccccggccccccgggaGAACAAGGGCTGCCGGGACCCTCCGGCAAAGAGGGCACCAAG GGGGACCCCGGTCCCACCGGCTCCCCCGGGAAAGACGGCCCCGCCGGCTTGCGGGGCTTCCCCGGCGAGCGGGGTCTGCCCGGCACCCCG GGCGGCCCGGGGCTGAAGGGCAACGAGGGACCGGCCGGACCCCCGGGACCCGCA ggctccccaggggagagaggaggacCGGGACAAGGCGGCCCCGTCGGCCCCCCTGGGCGACCGGGACCACAAGGGCCACCGGGCCCCGCCGGAGAGAAGGGCGTCCCC gGTGAGAAAGGTCCCATGGGCCCCGCTGGCCGGGACGGCGTTCAGGGCCCGGTGGGCttgcccggccccgccggcccccccgGTGGCCCCGGCGAGGACGGTGACAAG GGCGAGGTGGGCGAGCCGGGCCAGAAGGGCACCAAGGGCAACAAGGGCGAGCAC GGTCCTCCCGGTCCCCCCGGGCCCATCGGGCCGGTCGGGCAGCCCGGAGCCGCC GGCGCTGACGGGGAGCCGGGTGCCAGAGGTCCCCAGGGCCACTTCGGTGCCAAGGGTGACGAGGGGACGCGGGGCTTCAACGGCCCCCCTGGACCCATCGGCCTGCAG ggcccccccggccccccaggACCCCGTGGCCCCGCTGGACCCTCTGGAGCTGAC GGACCCCAGGGACCCCCTGGAGGTGTCGGCAACCTGGGCCCCCCCGGGGAGAAG GGGGACCCCGGTGAATCGGGGGCCCCGGGCATCCAAGGGGAACCGGGAGTCAAG GGCCCGCGAGGAGAGCgaggggagaaaggagaagccGGAGCCGCCGGCGTGGCCGGGCCCCCGGGGGGAAAAGGCCCCCCCGGCGACGATGGGCCCAAGGGCAACCCC GGTCCCGTTGGTTTTCCCGGCGATCCGGGACCCCCCGGAGAAATGGGCCCCAGG GGCCAGGACGGTGCCAAGGGTGAGCGCGGGGAGGACGGCGAGCCAGGGGAGCCG GGCTCGCCGGGTCCGACGGGCGAGAACGGGCCTCCCGGGCCCCTGGGGAAGAGG gGCCCAGCTGGCTCCCCCGGCCCCGAGGGGCGTCAGGGCGAGAAGGGCACAAAG GGAGAACCCGGAGCCGTGGGCGCTCCCGGCAAGACGGGGCCCGTGGGGCCCCAGGGCCTTGCTGGCAAGCAGGGACCGGATGGTCTCAGGGGTCTGCCGGGCTCGGTG GGAGAACAAGGCAAGCCGGGCACCACGGGGCAAGCAGGGCCACCGGGACCAGTG GGTCCCCCGGGTCTCCCCGGCCTCAAAGGTGACACCGGTGCCAAAGGAGAGAAG gGCCACCCTGGTCTCATTGGCCTGATCGGAcccccaggggagcagggggagaagggagaCCGGGGTCTGCCCGGCCCCCAGGGCTCCACggggcagaaaggagaaacc GGGATCCCTGGAGCTACCGGACCCAtcggccccgccggcccccccgGCCTTCCC GGCCCGGCAGGTCCCAAAGGTGCCAAGGGAGCCATG GGTCAAGCAGGACCCAAGGGCGAACGCGGACCGCCGGGACCCCCCGGACACCCG GGGCCCCCCGGGGAGGTGATCCAGCCCCTGCCCATCCAGCTGCCCAAGAAGAGCAAGCGCTCCATCGACGCCAGCAagctggtggaggaggaggaggaggaggagggcggaGAGCGAGCGGCGGCCGACCAGGCGGCTCGCGACTACGCCGACGGCATGGAGGAGATCTTCGGCTCCCTCAACTCCCTCAAGCAGGAGATCGAGGGCATGCGGCGCCCGATGGGCACCCGGGACCACCCGGCCCGCACCTGCCAGGACCTGCAGCTCAGCCACCCCGGCCTGCCCGACG GCGAGTACTGGGTTGACCCCAACCAGGGCTGCGCCCGAGACTCCTTCAAGGTCTTCTGCAACTTCACGGCGGGTGGGGAGACCTGCGTCTTTCCCAGCAAGGACGTAGAGGAGGTGAAGG TGTCGtcctgggagcaggaggagccccAGCGGTGGTTCAGTCAGTTCaaggagggcagcagg TTCTCCTACACGGACTCGGCCGGCCAGCCCCTCGGCGTGGTGCAGCTGACCTTCCTGCGGCTGCTCAGCGTCTCTGCCCGCCAAAACTTCACGTACCACTGCCACCGCTCGGTGGCCTGGCACAGCACGGCCGCCGGGGACCACCGGCGTGCCCTCCGCTTCCTGGCTGCCAGCGAGGAGGAGCTCAGCTACGACACCAGCCCCTACATCAAAGCCGTGACCGACGGCTGCGCG GCACGGAAGGGCTCCAGCCAAACGGTGCTAGAGGTGCGCACGCCCCgcctggagcagctcccacTGATGGATGTGCGAGTCATGGACTTTGGCGAGCCCGGCCAGAGGTTCGGGTTCGAGGTGGGACCAGTCTGTTTCCTCGGCTAG